The DNA sequence gtgtacatagccaagttatcgttactcagtgtgtacagagccaagttatcgttactcagtgtgtacatagccaagttatcgttactcagtgtgtacatagccaagttatcgttactcagtgtgtacatagccaagttatcgttactcagtgtgtacatagccaagttatcgttactcagtgtgtacagagccaagttatcgttactcagtgtgtacagagccaagttatcgttactcagtgtgtacatagccaagttatcgttactcagtgtgtatatatTATTTGTGATATTCTTCTATTATTTCTCTGTtggttctctctgcattgttgtgaagggcctgtaagcatttcactgttaatctacacctgttgtttaagaagcatgtgacaaataacattagatttgatctaaaataacaccctattccctcttatagtccactactttagaccagagccttatggcaccctattccctctatagtccactactatagaccagagcataatgcaccctattccctctatagtccactactatagaccagagcataatgcaccctattccctctatagtccactactttagaccagagcataatgcaccctattcactctatagtccactactttagaccagagcataatgcaccctattccctctatagtccactactatagaccagagcataatgcaccctattccctctatagtccactactatagaccagagcataatgcaccctattccctctatagtccactactatagaccagagcataatgcaccctattccctatatagtccactactatagACAAGGTCCCttaggatgccatttcagacgcagcctGTCTGTCCCATCCACCAGCTGAGAATCACCACACCTCACCATCAGCCAGGTATGTCTGTCCCATCCACCACCCACCAGCTGAGAATCATCCCACCTCACCATCAGCCAGGTATGTCTGTCCCATCCACCACCCACCAGCTGAGAATCATCCCACCTCACCATCAGCCAGGTATGTGTGAATCAGCCCATAGTGTCCATGCATTGTTGGAATAGTTACTGCTTCAGGATGGATGGAGTTGAAGGGGACAAACAGCAGCCTATTCCTCATTTTGTAGTTTTTCCACTTTGATTGAACAACGGGCTGAAAAGGGGAGCAGTAAACCGTTGGATGTTTATCTCAGTGTTACAGATGACGAGAGAGAATAGCTAACGGAGTGAAGAACTGAAACCAGGCCGTCTTCTCTGAGATGAGCTGAAATGAGGAGCACGTGTTCTCAGGGTGCAGAACTAGGTTACGCTGATAACGCTCAGGCCCGCCCACCCAACACACACAGGCCAGGTCATGAGAATCTGGCCACCTCTCAGGAAGTCATGTGCCCAATCATCTAATGAAACATTATCCTTCCTCAGCATATTTTATGCGCCAATGattgcatgtatgtatgtatgtatgtatgtatgtatgtatgtatgtatgtatgcatgcatgtatgtatgtatgtatgtagtgtcACTGGCAAACTGATTTTAGACGTGTGGCGCCCTCTACTGTCCATATTGACACAGTTCTACTCAGATACAAGGGATTCTTTAAGCAGACAATATGCAGTAAAATAATTTACATACTGAAGAAGGTTGGAGCGAAGTAAGAAGGTGCTCAACCAATGTCAGATGAGATGCAACCAGCTATCCTATTGGCTGTCGAGATGCAACCAGCAATCCTATTGGCCGTCGGGTGAAGGCCAATGCATCTCCATTCTAACTGTGAGAGTCTGAAGAAAACGAATAGTTCACAACGTTGattaaattaaaacattttaattaGTAAAAATCTGTGCAATATTTCACATGTAAAACAGCTGCATCTTCTTTATACCTGAATTAACGTTACATAGAAAGACGTATTTTTAGCGATTCTTGTAAAAATAGATTAAtttaacaaaagaaacaaaaacaaaatacacaTTCTCTATGGAGAAATCACTTGGTGCTCCctggaaaataaaaaaacaaccaaAAACCAAGGAGAAGGCTTCAGAAGACAGCTACTCACTACTAAACTCACCTAGGGTTAtgccccaaatggaaccctattagCTAGActagcactacatagggaatagggtgccatttgggacatatttcTAGTGTTCGTCGGCCCATTGGgcttattccatttcttttagtTCCATGTCACCGACTACCCATTTGACATGTATTTGTGTCCCTGTGACGGGGCCTGGTCGCTTCTCTGACCTCACTGGGTAGAACCTTCTCCCGGACCACTAGCCCTTAAGGATTCTAGAGTTCGCATTATGATTGGACATTCTAGAGTGTTCCACACATTCTAAGTCCGGAGCTTAGAGACGTCATCAACAACACATTTTACAGCCATTTTGTTCCTCTGCACTCTCTGTAGTATCATCTCCTTTCTCGCTTTCCCTTCCCCCTTCCCGTctccctttcccccctctctctctggtccccaaGGACATCCTATGGTACATGGTTCTAAAGCTGCTGTTCCCTCCTTCCACTAGGAGAGCATTATGAGGCTGTGATtggtctccctcctcctctactcccgcCACCTGTCAGGGCCCCCGTAGTACCTCTTTCTTCTTGGAGGGTGTCAAGAGGCTGTGATTCATCAGCTCTGTTTCCTCTCTACCAGCATTACTTGGCATGACATGCCCCCCTTCTCCATCAAGAGGCCATAtaactcctccccccccccccccgtctcctcctcttcgctctcctccccccctctgtctccctggCTCTCAGGGCTCCCAGTAAGACCCTCAGCAGTGTATTCTCCTCCCCCGTCAAGAGGCCATATAACTCCTCTTGTCCCCTGTCTCCTCttcgctctcctcctcctccctctcctcctccctctcctcctccctctcctcctccctctccgtctccctgGCTCTCAGGGCTCCCAGTAAGACCCTCAGCAGTGCATTCTCCTCCCCCGTCAAGAGGCCATATAACTCCTCTTGTCCCCTGTCTCCTCTtcgctctcctcccctctctcctcccctctcctcctcctcccccctctcctcctcctcccccctctcctcctcctcccccctctcctcctccctggctCTCAGGGCTCCCAGTAAGACCCTCAGCAGTGTATTCTCCTCCCCCGTCAAGAGGCCATATAACTCCTCTTGTCCCCTGTCTCCTCTTcgctctccttcctcccctctctcctcctcctcctcccctctctcctcccctctctcctcctcccctctccgtCTCCCTGGCTCTCAGGGCTCCCAGTAAGACCCTCAGCAGTGCATTCTCCTCCCCCGTCAAGAGGCCATATAACTCCTCTTGTCCCCTGTCTCCTCTTCGCTCTcctactcccctctctcctcctccctctcctcccccctctcctcccccctctcctcccctcctcctcccccctctccgtcTCCCTGGCTCTCAGGGCTCCCAGTAAGACCCTCAGCAGTGTATTCTCCTCCCCCGTCAAGAGGCCATATAACTCCTCTTGTCCCCTGTCTCCTCTtcgctctccttcctctcctcctcccctctctcctcctcctcccctcccctctctcctcctcccccctctcctcctcccccctctcctcctcccccctctcctcccctctctcctcctcccccctctcctcctcctcccccctctccgttTCCCTGGCTCTCAGGGCTCCCAGTAAAACCCTCAGCAGTGTATTCTCAGTGAGAAGGTTCTCTGAAGCGTCTGCTAGTTCCTGTAGTCTCCTGACCGCCTCCCCTAACTGACGACTcttctccttgtgctgctccacTAGGCTCAGCCTCTCACGCTGCAGCTCGCCATTCTGGGACTGCAGCAGTGCATTGTGGGTCTCCAGGGCCGCGGCGTTGAAGGATAACCGCCGGTTGTCTCGCCATAGCTGGGCCAGTTGGTTGGAGAGGCGCTGGCGTGCACGATGTAATGTCTGGACTTCTCCTTGGAGAGCGCGGAACTCCGCCTTGAGGAGAACGTGAGGGTTAGGGTCGGATCCGTCTGCTTTCATTGGCTGGTGGGCGGAGTCGGAGTGCTTCAGGATGAAGCGTAATAGGGTGGGGAGAGTGATGGGCTTGTCCTCCGGGAACTTGACGGACATGTGTTTCCTAAGAGACGAAGAGAATCAGGAAGTAACATAAGACTAGTTAGTCTAAATGAGGCATGAGAGGCTGTGGGATATCTTTCCATATTACTGAATCATAGCCAACAGGTCTGGTTCAGTACAAAGAGAACAGTGTATTCAACAACAGTCTGAGCAGGTCATGTACATACAGGTATGTGTTCTGTCTTACCTGTGTCTGGGGAACAGGAGGTACAGGTATGTGTTCTGTCTTACCTGTGTCTGGGGAACAGGAGGTACAGGTATGTGTTCTGTCTTACCTGTGTCTGGGGAACAGGAGGTACAGGTATGTGTTCTGTCTTACCTGTGTCTGGGGaacaggaggacagaggggaaGTGATCCACCATGAACTCCCACGGCAGGTCGTTACGCGCCACGTTCACCCTACACACATGACGTCACATCCTGTTACTACAGGAAGTTTAACTGTAAACAGTTGAATATCAACggaatgtaaaaaaaactaaataaaacaGAAGTTAAATCAACAACCCAACACGAGTTGTTTCACAAAATAGAAACAactcagccaaccagccaaccagccagccaaccagtcaaccagccagccagccagtcaaccagccagccagtcaaccagccaaccagtcaaccagccagccagccagtcaaccagccagccagccagccagccagtcaaccagtcaaccagtcaaccagccagccagccagccaaccagccaaccagccagccagtcaaccagccagtcaccCAAGCTGCCAGTCACCCAAGCTGCCAGTCAGTCAACCCTACCTGGCGATGGTGACGGTGCTGTTTCCATGGAACATTCTAGCCAGCTGGATGATAACGTGGTTTAGAACAGAGCAGTAGCCACACCACTGACTGTAGTAGAACACCACCACATCCTGGACAACACAACATGTCAAATAGTCGTCATTTATCACATTCATGAAGAAAAGCCTTTACCACAGCCGTTTTATAGCCATAACCCCTTTCCATTCTAGAAACCAGTCTGAACTGAACAGCTAGAACATAACCACTGTCCATTCTAGAAACCAGAAACCAGTCTGAACTGAACAGCTACAACTAAGACATGTCTTTAAAGGTCTGTCAAATCAAACCACAGTTATTATGATGTTAAACCAGTGTGAGGTGGGGGTGAGGCCCacccaccctctccccctccctccctgctcctccctctcccctatcccctcctcatttttctctctcctttctcctcctctctctcctgctcctcctctcacctccctctctcctccctctctcctccctctcccctcctgcctcctctctctcacccaccctgtGAGGATCCATGACAGTACTAAGGAAAGAGGAGGTGGTCAGCTCTGAGATGAGGGGTCTCTTCTggggcctctcctcctcctcctctctcctccccaccagaCGTCTCTGCAGTGGGCTGTGGGGGGTGCTAAAGTTCCTGATGAACAACTCTGGAGGGGCAAGAAGACATGTGTAAAGCTGGCTACTTTCCCctagaccagacctgggttcaaatactattagaaatctttcaaatactttgctttagcctgcctggagtgccagatgggtggggtttgcTGTTTCAGGACTTTTCTATTGGTCCATTaatccaggcaagctcaatcaagcacagctgcaGAATGTTAAATGATTTCAAATggtatttaaacccaggtctgtttCCAACTAGATAGTGACTCTGTAACAGTAGCTAGTTGACCCAGTAACTCCCCAGTCTTACCCAGAGACTCTGTAACAGTAGCTAGTTGACCCAGTAACTCCCCAGTCTTACCCAGAGACTCTGTAACAGTAGCTAGTTGACCCAGTAACTCCCCAGTCTTACCCAGAGACTCTGTAACAGTAGCTAGTTGACCCAGTAACTCCCCAGTCTTACCCAGAGACTCTGTAACAGTAGCTAGTTGACCCAGTAACTCCCCAGTCTTACCCAGAGACTCTAACAGTAGCTAGTTGACCCAGTAACTCCCCAGTCTTACCCAGAGACTCTGTAACAGTAGCGGTTCCTCTGTGGTCCAGAACGTAGTGCACCTCATCCTTCAGGTTCACGATGGTCGCAAACGACCGTGCACCATCACCGGTCCCGTTGCCTAGCAACCTTCCTAACTTCCCCAGGCCACCGCCACCCATCTCGTTGTTGCCTAGCGCCCCGAGACGCACCGCCAGCGGCCAGTGGAGGGCGGAGTCCAGGATGTAGAACCTGAGCGTCTTATTTGTCCGACACCTCAGCCCTTTAAACACGCCTGCTTCCTGGTCCTGAGAAGACGGGGAGGAGTCCTGGGAGGAGGATGGTGAGGGAGGGGGTGTCCCTAACCCCTCGCTGTCTAGCCCTAGCCCCTGCTGCGGGGGCAGGGAAACCCCTAGCTGTCCCAGAGTTCTACAACAGGCACTATAGCGACCTGACGACGGGCTGTAGCTACTCAGGATGTTACTACAGGCAACCGTCGTTGCCGTCGCCGTCACAGCAACAGGTAGGCAGCATCGTCTGAGGTAGGACTGGAGCACGGCAGCACCACCTGTTGTCTGGGAGGGGAAGGTGCAGCGGGGAGAGCGACCCGGGTTGGACTGGGACTGGTTGAGACAAAGCTCACACACCCTGGAGGTGGAGCCTGGGAGGGGGTGTGGCCTGGGCAGAACCACTGACAGGCagcagagagggggggacaggggctgggagggtccactgtagtagtagtggtcagaggggtggtggtggtgaggggaGTCGCTACAGGAATGGTAGCGAACTGCGACGTCTGCAatctagaaggggggggggggggggggagtcgaAGAGTTCAATTAATGTGGATATAAACATGGAGAGATTTAGAAATTCTCTTCAGAGATCTACAGCCATCCAACTACATTCATCTAGATAGAACAATTCACAATGATGCTCCTGAGCcatgtttttttcttcatcacATCAAAATATTAAATGTTGTAATAAAATGTATTCTTTTtttattgtagttgtagtagtggttgttgtgtaaGGGTCGTCGTTGTCGTGGTGACTCACCTGCGTCAGCAGCAGGTCGGGGCCGGGCCCCAGGGGATTGTGGGGCAGGAAGAGCAGGAGGGCAGGGCCTTTGGTCAGTTCCTGCTCCAGGAGGCGGGACTTAGCGCCAGTCGGCGCCAGCCATTGGAGGACGGTCTCGCGGTGCTCAAAGACCCAGGAACAGATGCCTTCAGAGGTGAAGTTACGCTCCCAACTAGGGAAAAtctgaggggggagggaggagacggGGGGCAGAGGTGGGAGACAGAAAGGAAGAGCTAAACCTCCATAGGAACAAATGAGTGCCGGGAGTTTATCCCTGAACATTTGACCCGACCAGGAGAAAGTCACTATCGCATTAGAGGAAACCAAGACTACTCTCAGGGCCGGCCTGCTGGTGCTCACTAGCAGAAGTGACTTTTCCCAGCagattaggataattaacgtggcaggttaggataattaacgtggcaggttaggataattaacgtggcaggttagtggaattaggttaaggttaggaaaaggtttAGGGTTAGCTCAAATGCTAAAATTGTCCCCCGACACGACTCGAACATATCTATCTACAACCAGGTctgccctgagaacagtcttggtttccactaatgcAATGCTGCGAGAAACTCTGGGTCCTGACAAGTCTGTTTGTCATGTGCTGATGACATCACCACTGAGCAATGAGGAGTTGAAGTGTCAGTagacaggggtgtgtgtgtgggtgttgacTGACCAATGAGGAGTTGAAGTGTCAGTagacaggggtgtgtgtgtgggtgttgacTGACCAATGAGGAGTTGAAGTGTCAGTagacaggggtgtgtgtgtgggtgttgacTGACCAATGAGGAGTTGAAGTGTCAGTAgacaggggtgtgtgtgggtgttgacTGACCAATGAGGAGTTGAAGTGTCAGTAgacaggggtgtgtgtgggtgttgacTGACCAATGAGGAGTTGAAGTGTCAGTagacaggggtgtgtgtgtgggtgttgacTGACCAATGAGGAGTTGAAGTGTCAGTagacaggggtgtgtgtgtgggtgttgacTGACCAATGAGGAGTTGAAGTGTCAGTagacaggggtgtgtgtgtgggtgttgacTGACCAATGAGGAGTTGAAGTGTCAGTAgacaggggtgtgtgtgggtgttgacTGACCAATGAGGAGTTGAAGTGTCGGTGCAGGTAGACAGTCTGGTCATCTCTGACAGAGATGGACTCTGCCACCTGTCTACTGGTCACCACCCCGAAACGCACCGCACCACGGAAGTCTGCAGCGGGGAAGAGCAACACACACTTTCATTCATCCTTTATTAACGCAGGTTTGCCACTTATCAATTCTATAGTCACAGATCTAGAATGAGCAGAACAGGCCTTGCTATGGGCAGAGCTTCCAAGTCTtgtctattcattctatttcaatGGCTATGACATTCTACTCCAGCAGCAAAGCCCAGCGAGTTGCGGTTATCAAAGAGACACTGGATTAGAGCATTTACATTTATCCATCTCCCATCAAGGAGAGGAAATCCAGAAATGTAATAACTGTAAAGTATTGGGACAACATGGATGTTAATGTTTAGCTTAACTCTCTTCAGGGCTTTAGGGAGTTAGCCAGTTAGCACGTAGCGATTAGCTTACCTCTCTTCAGGGCTTTAAGGAGTTAGCCAGTTAGCATGTAGCAGTTAGCTTACCTCTCTTCAAGGCCTGCAGAGCTGAGGAGAGGTATGTGATGTAGCCGGGAGGCTGAGGAGAAGAGGTGAACTGGAAATAACCCACTACCCCCGGCTGGgaggcaggagaggagaacagacaacAGACATGAAACATGTGACTTGGGTTGCAAAAATCCAGTAACTTCCTCAAAATTCAAAGGTTTTCCAGAAACCTTGGTTAgaggattctggatttcctgTTTATTCCCTCCTGAATCTGTGAATCCTCCAAACAGGATATCTGTT is a window from the Salmo trutta chromosome 38, fSalTru1.1, whole genome shotgun sequence genome containing:
- the LOC115178054 gene encoding thioredoxin domain-containing protein 11, whose translation is MLRWLRQSLRQVSSLMARRPVLVCGAILLSVLLLLAVTFTCSRAKNVVASARPPVRFFSAEAPVVDLYLGQLEQVERLRGAAEVSVIFFYAPWCAHSIAARHEVQEVAWRLVKQVQFVAVNCWWSQGKCRKQKSFYQYPVIHLFYKRFGPIEYKGPFMASYVERFILRVITPLTYLPSRATLQDFLSFHEPGVVGYFQFTSSPQPPGYITYLSSALQALKRDFRGAVRFGVVTSRQVAESISVRDDQTVYLHRHFNSSLIFPSWERNFTSEGICSWVFEHRETVLQWLAPTGAKSRLLEQELTKGPALLLFLPHNPLGPGPDLLLTQIADVAVRYHSCSDSPHHHHPSDHYYYSGPSQPLSPPLCCLSVVLPRPHPLPGSTSRVCELCLNQSQSNPGRSPRCTFPSQTTGGAAVLQSYLRRCCLPVAVTATATTVACSNILSSYSPSSGRYSACCRTLGQLGVSLPPQQGLGLDSEGLGTPPPSPSSSQDSSPSSQDQEAGVFKGLRCRTNKTLRFYILDSALHWPLAVRLGALGNNEMGGGGLGKLGRLLGNGTGDGARSFATIVNLKDEVHYVLDHRGTATVTESLELFIRNFSTPHSPLQRRLVGRREEEEERPQKRPLISELTTSSFLSTVMDPHRDVVVFYYSQWCGYCSVLNHVIIQLARMFHGNSTVTIARVNVARNDLPWEFMVDHFPSVLLFPRHR